In Daphnia magna isolate NIES linkage group LG7, ASM2063170v1.1, whole genome shotgun sequence, a single genomic region encodes these proteins:
- the LOC116927452 gene encoding leucine-rich repeat and calponin homology domain-containing protein 1 isoform X3, with amino-acid sequence MAGAIGSTVGPQSPLNRNLERLLEEAQISGELRVSCRRLREFPKVASKYNLHDTVYTDLSKNKLSELPSEITRFTALEKLNLYHNVIRFIPDTVTFLQCLTYLDISRNQLSVLPPYLCKLPLQVLLVSHNRLVSLPEEINQLSKLIELDASCNQLSHLPVQLGDLQHLEALNLRKNFLVELPRELMFLQLVTLDISVNRISALPVELRYMVSLVDLCVEHNPLASPPAHLCTRGRIHIFKYLEIEAIKEDRKRDILEGGDCRRLPRKPSTLPDSRFSANDPRRKRYTIDNSNGFGNCNNSSSKQPVVVDGLDMRWPQQSNQQNDVNLPTTETAPSFTPASLNHNHPVKTEDEDDDEQGNEERRRAARKILEHQMASQDDQRLPNHGQTYREYKESLRQQRSNVYKVRENSHTPSPDTPPLSGNHTVDYGRQLLLQMPQQQPQQRPEGFTPYKSWESNPNQTPASDSSTQPHPSSFALTGDFSRPLSLNLSHEESSKINVKAVQKEAVLSYVKAKTSPSSVAQPPPFRSPTTELLSPTLPYRSPPVVPSSTVESNNVTPPYRQPPPEPINGSRKIATVKAGPSILSRQNSLTNSTNGNQTPPPSNPSSHTAATASFTVRREMERQREEMEQIQHLRQCIEMRLKVTLPDDLSSALQDGVVLCHLANHVRPRSVASIHVPSPAVPKLTVAKCRRNVENFIEACRRIGVSEDRLCTSADVLERRSVVRVATTVATLMAFHRGRPVAAHYTGV; translated from the exons ATGGCCGGAGCTATTGGTTCAACCGTCGGGCCTCAGAGCCCATTGAATCGTAATCTTGAACGGCTTTTAGAAGAAGCTCAAATAAGTGGTGAATTGCGTGTTAGTTGTCGTCGCCTAAGAGAATTCCCCAAAGTGGCTAGCAAGTACAACCTCCATGACACTGTTTATACTG ATTTGtcgaaaaataaattatcaGAACTGCCCAGTGAAATAACACGATTTACAGCTTTAGAGAAGCTAAATCTGTATCACAATGTAATCCGATTCATTCCAGATACTGTAACGTTCCTTCAATGTCTTACATATTTAGACATCAG TCGCAATCAGCTTAGTGTACTACCACCATATCTTTGCAAGTTACCCTTGCAAGTTTTGCTGGTTAGTCATAATAGGTTGGTGAGTTTACCAGAAGAAATCAATCAGTTGTCCAAGCTGATCGAGCTAGATGCATCATGCAACCAGCTCAGTCACCTTCCCGTTCAGTTGGGGGACCTCCAACACTTGGAAGCCCTCAATCTGAGGAAAAACTTTCTGGTTGAACTTCCAAGAG AATTGATGTTTCTCCAGTTGGTAACACTTGACATCAGCGTCAACAGGATCTCAGCCTTACCTGTGGAACTACGCTATATGGTGTCTTTGGTTGACCTATGTGTTGAACACAATCCTTTGGCTTCGCCTCCCGCACAT CTATGCACTCGAGGACGAATTCACATTTTCAAGTATCTTGAAATCGAAGCCATTAAAGAAGACAGAAAGCGAGACATTCTGGAGGGTGGTGATTGTCGCAGATTGCCTAGGAAGCCCTCTACTTTGCCGGATTCTCGCTTTTCAGCCAACGATCCTCGCCGCAAGAGATACACTATCGACAACAGTAATGGCTTCGGAAACTGTAATAACAGTAGTAGCAAACAGCCCGTAGTTGTAGATGGACTCGATATGCGCTGGCCGCAGCAGAGCAATCAGCAAAATGATGTTAACCTGCCTACCACGGAAACAGCTCCATCGTTTACTCCCGCTTCGCTCAATCATAACCACCCAGTGaag ACTGAAGATGAAGACGATGACGAACAAGGCAACGAAGAAAGACGCAGAGCTGCCCGAAAAATATTGGAACACCAAAT GGCATCGCAAGATGACCAGAGACTACCCAATCACGGTCAGACCTATCGAGAATACAAAGAGTCTTTACGGCAGCAGCGGAGCAATGTCTACAAGGTGCGGGAAAATAGCCACACTCCTAGTCCTGACACCCCTCCGTTGTCCGGTAACCATACAGTGGATTATGGCCGGCAGTTGTTACTTCAAATGCCGCAACAACAACCACAGCAACGACCAGAAGGATTTACGCCTTACAAATCATGGGAAAGCAATCCCAACCAAACACCTGCTTCCGATTCTTCTACTCAACCTCATCCATCATCATTCGCTTTGACGGGCGATTTCAGTCGCCCGTTGAGTTTGAACCTCAGTCACGAAGAAAGCAGCAAAATAAACGTCAAAGCCGTACAGAAAGAAGCTGTCCTTTCGTACGTCAAGGCCAAAACTAGTCCGTCGTCAGTAGCTCAGCCACCGCCCTTCCGCTCACCAACAACAGAGTTGCTCAGCCCTACATTGCCCTATCGTTCGCCGCCTGTCGTTCCCAGTTCTACGGTCGAGTCGAACAATGTAACACCTCCCTACCGCCAACCGCCGCCTGAACCAATAAACGGAAGTCGCAAGATTGCCACCGTCAAAGCCGGACCATCAATTCTTAGTCGGCAAAATTCGCTAACAAATTCCACTAATGGCAATCAGACTCCGCCGCCGTCCAATCCCTCTTCTCATACAGCTGCCACCGCCAGCTTTACTGTCCGCCGAGAGATGGAGAGACAACGAGAGGAGATGGAACAAATTCAACATTTGCGCCAA TGCATCGAAATGCGGCTCAAAGTGACCTTACCTGACGACCTGTCGTCTGCTCTGCAAGATGGAGTCGTTTTATGCCATCTGGCTAACCACGTCCGACCGCGGTCTGTGGCTAGCATCCACGTCCCGTCTCCGGCCGTGCCGAAACTAACAGTAGCAAAATGCCGACGGAATGTGGAGAACTTTATCGAAGCTTGCCGTAGAATTGGTGTTTCTGAG GATCGACTATGCACATCTGCCGATGTTCTGGAGAGGAGAAGTGTGGTTCGTGTTGCTACTACTGTCGCCACGCTAATGGCATTCCACCGTGGACGACCTGTTGCCGCTCACTACACTGGCGTTTAa
- the LOC116927452 gene encoding leucine-rich repeat and calponin homology domain-containing protein 4 isoform X1 — protein MAGAIGSTVGPQSPLNRNLERLLEEAQISGELRVSCRRLREFPKVASKYNLHDTVYTDLSKNKLSELPSEITRFTALEKLNLYHNVIRFIPDTVTFLQCLTYLDISRNQLSVLPPYLCKLPLQVLLVSHNRLVSLPEEINQLSKLIELDASCNQLSHLPVQLGDLQHLEALNLRKNFLVELPRELMFLQLVTLDISVNRISALPVELRYMVSLVDLCVEHNPLASPPAHLCTRGRIHIFKYLEIEAIKEDRKRDILEGGDCRRLPRKPSTLPDSRFSANDPRRKRYTIDNSNGFGNCNNSSSKQPVVVDGLDMRWPQQSNQQNDVNLPTTETAPSFTPASLNHNHPVKTEDEDDDEQGNEERRRAARKILEHQMASQDDQRLPNHGQTYREYKESLRQQRSNVYKVRENSHTPSPDTPPLSGNHTVDYGRQLLLQMPQQQPQQRPEGFTPYKSWESNPNQTPASDSSTQPHPSSFALTGDFSRPLSLNLSHEESSKINVKAVQKEAVLSYVKAKTSPSSVAQPPPFRSPTTELLSPTLPYRSPPVVPSSTVESNNVTPPYRQPPPEPINGSRKIATVKAGPSILSRQNSLTNSTNGNQTPPPSNPSSHTAATASFTVRREMERQREEMEQIQHLRQCIEMRLKVTLPDDLSSALQDGVVLCHLANHVRPRSVASIHVPSPAVPKLTVAKCRRNVENFIEACRRIGVSEQTSLCAWEDVTTAPNTRRLLETVRVLLDPATLEKVPSDACIHFIAAPSNPPTPPPTPTLTLTPTESSPTPFVLIDPADQTVDVNENDQNVKRSSLKTKRVTFVPDIVVEHVEPEESVVQAPSDSSCSPSAMDTDHKDLVRVSLTELWLSHSALLLVLLAAIVFYHWLPADQ, from the exons ATGGCCGGAGCTATTGGTTCAACCGTCGGGCCTCAGAGCCCATTGAATCGTAATCTTGAACGGCTTTTAGAAGAAGCTCAAATAAGTGGTGAATTGCGTGTTAGTTGTCGTCGCCTAAGAGAATTCCCCAAAGTGGCTAGCAAGTACAACCTCCATGACACTGTTTATACTG ATTTGtcgaaaaataaattatcaGAACTGCCCAGTGAAATAACACGATTTACAGCTTTAGAGAAGCTAAATCTGTATCACAATGTAATCCGATTCATTCCAGATACTGTAACGTTCCTTCAATGTCTTACATATTTAGACATCAG TCGCAATCAGCTTAGTGTACTACCACCATATCTTTGCAAGTTACCCTTGCAAGTTTTGCTGGTTAGTCATAATAGGTTGGTGAGTTTACCAGAAGAAATCAATCAGTTGTCCAAGCTGATCGAGCTAGATGCATCATGCAACCAGCTCAGTCACCTTCCCGTTCAGTTGGGGGACCTCCAACACTTGGAAGCCCTCAATCTGAGGAAAAACTTTCTGGTTGAACTTCCAAGAG AATTGATGTTTCTCCAGTTGGTAACACTTGACATCAGCGTCAACAGGATCTCAGCCTTACCTGTGGAACTACGCTATATGGTGTCTTTGGTTGACCTATGTGTTGAACACAATCCTTTGGCTTCGCCTCCCGCACAT CTATGCACTCGAGGACGAATTCACATTTTCAAGTATCTTGAAATCGAAGCCATTAAAGAAGACAGAAAGCGAGACATTCTGGAGGGTGGTGATTGTCGCAGATTGCCTAGGAAGCCCTCTACTTTGCCGGATTCTCGCTTTTCAGCCAACGATCCTCGCCGCAAGAGATACACTATCGACAACAGTAATGGCTTCGGAAACTGTAATAACAGTAGTAGCAAACAGCCCGTAGTTGTAGATGGACTCGATATGCGCTGGCCGCAGCAGAGCAATCAGCAAAATGATGTTAACCTGCCTACCACGGAAACAGCTCCATCGTTTACTCCCGCTTCGCTCAATCATAACCACCCAGTGaag ACTGAAGATGAAGACGATGACGAACAAGGCAACGAAGAAAGACGCAGAGCTGCCCGAAAAATATTGGAACACCAAAT GGCATCGCAAGATGACCAGAGACTACCCAATCACGGTCAGACCTATCGAGAATACAAAGAGTCTTTACGGCAGCAGCGGAGCAATGTCTACAAGGTGCGGGAAAATAGCCACACTCCTAGTCCTGACACCCCTCCGTTGTCCGGTAACCATACAGTGGATTATGGCCGGCAGTTGTTACTTCAAATGCCGCAACAACAACCACAGCAACGACCAGAAGGATTTACGCCTTACAAATCATGGGAAAGCAATCCCAACCAAACACCTGCTTCCGATTCTTCTACTCAACCTCATCCATCATCATTCGCTTTGACGGGCGATTTCAGTCGCCCGTTGAGTTTGAACCTCAGTCACGAAGAAAGCAGCAAAATAAACGTCAAAGCCGTACAGAAAGAAGCTGTCCTTTCGTACGTCAAGGCCAAAACTAGTCCGTCGTCAGTAGCTCAGCCACCGCCCTTCCGCTCACCAACAACAGAGTTGCTCAGCCCTACATTGCCCTATCGTTCGCCGCCTGTCGTTCCCAGTTCTACGGTCGAGTCGAACAATGTAACACCTCCCTACCGCCAACCGCCGCCTGAACCAATAAACGGAAGTCGCAAGATTGCCACCGTCAAAGCCGGACCATCAATTCTTAGTCGGCAAAATTCGCTAACAAATTCCACTAATGGCAATCAGACTCCGCCGCCGTCCAATCCCTCTTCTCATACAGCTGCCACCGCCAGCTTTACTGTCCGCCGAGAGATGGAGAGACAACGAGAGGAGATGGAACAAATTCAACATTTGCGCCAA TGCATCGAAATGCGGCTCAAAGTGACCTTACCTGACGACCTGTCGTCTGCTCTGCAAGATGGAGTCGTTTTATGCCATCTGGCTAACCACGTCCGACCGCGGTCTGTGGCTAGCATCCACGTCCCGTCTCCGGCCGTGCCGAAACTAACAGTAGCAAAATGCCGACGGAATGTGGAGAACTTTATCGAAGCTTGCCGTAGAATTGGTGTTTCTGAG CAGACCTCATTGTGCGCCTGGGAGGACGTGACGACGGCACCAAACACTAGACGGCTGCTCGAAACCGTGCGGGTCTTGCTTGATCCCGCCACCTTGGAAAAAGTTCCATCGGATGCTTGTATTCACTTCATTGCGGCACCTTCTAATCCGCCTACCCCTCCTCCAACTCCAACTCTAACTCTCACCCCCACCGAGTCATCCCCAACCCCATTCGTACTGATCGATCCGGCTGATCAGACGGTAGAtgtgaatgaaaatgaccAAAACGTGAAACGTAGTTCCCTTAAAACGAAACGGGTCACTTTTGTTCCGGACATTGTCGTGGAACACGTTGAACCCGAGGAGTCTGTCGTTCAGGCGCCTTCCGATAGTAGTTGTTCCCCTAGCGCGATGGACACCGACCACAAAGACTTGGTTAGAGTGTCGTTGACTGAGTTATGGCTTTCACATTCCGCGTTGTTGCTCGTACTTTTGGCAGCCATCGTTTTCTACCATTGGCTTCCGGCCGACCAGTAA
- the LOC116927452 gene encoding leucine-rich repeat and calponin homology domain-containing protein 4 isoform X2, with protein MAGAIGSTVGPQSPLNRNLERLLEEAQISGELRVSCRRLREFPKVASKYNLHDTVYTDLSKNKLSELPSEITRFTALEKLNLYHNVIRFIPDTVTFLQCLTYLDISRNQLSVLPPYLCKLPLQVLLVSHNRLVSLPEEINQLSKLIELDASCNQLSHLPVQLGDLQHLEALNLRKNFLVELPRELMFLQLVTLDISVNRISALPVELRYMVSLVDLCVEHNPLASPPAHLCTRGRIHIFKYLEIEAIKEDRKRDILEGGDCRRLPRKPSTLPDSRFSANDPRRKRYTIDNSNGFGNCNNSSSKQPVVVDGLDMRWPQQSNQQNDVNLPTTETAPSFTPASLNHNHPVKTEDEDDDEQGNEERRRAARKILEHQMASQDDQRLPNHGQTYREYKESLRQQRSNVYKVRENSHTPSPDTPPLSGNHTVDYGRQLLLQMPQQQPQQRPEGFTPYKSWESNPNQTPASDSSTQPHPSSFALTGDFSRPLSLNLSHEESSKINVKAVQKEAVLSYVKAKTSPSSVAQPPPFRSPTTELLSPTLPYRSPPVVPSSTVESNNVTPPYRQPPPEPINGSRKIATVKAGPSILSRQNSLTNSTNGNQTPPPSNPSSHTAATASFTVRREMERQREEMEQIQHLRQCIEMRLKVTLPDDLSSALQDGVVLCHLANHVRPRSVASIHVPSPAVPKLTVAKCRRNVENFIEACRRIGVSETSLCAWEDVTTAPNTRRLLETVRVLLDPATLEKVPSDACIHFIAAPSNPPTPPPTPTLTLTPTESSPTPFVLIDPADQTVDVNENDQNVKRSSLKTKRVTFVPDIVVEHVEPEESVVQAPSDSSCSPSAMDTDHKDLVRVSLTELWLSHSALLLVLLAAIVFYHWLPADQ; from the exons ATGGCCGGAGCTATTGGTTCAACCGTCGGGCCTCAGAGCCCATTGAATCGTAATCTTGAACGGCTTTTAGAAGAAGCTCAAATAAGTGGTGAATTGCGTGTTAGTTGTCGTCGCCTAAGAGAATTCCCCAAAGTGGCTAGCAAGTACAACCTCCATGACACTGTTTATACTG ATTTGtcgaaaaataaattatcaGAACTGCCCAGTGAAATAACACGATTTACAGCTTTAGAGAAGCTAAATCTGTATCACAATGTAATCCGATTCATTCCAGATACTGTAACGTTCCTTCAATGTCTTACATATTTAGACATCAG TCGCAATCAGCTTAGTGTACTACCACCATATCTTTGCAAGTTACCCTTGCAAGTTTTGCTGGTTAGTCATAATAGGTTGGTGAGTTTACCAGAAGAAATCAATCAGTTGTCCAAGCTGATCGAGCTAGATGCATCATGCAACCAGCTCAGTCACCTTCCCGTTCAGTTGGGGGACCTCCAACACTTGGAAGCCCTCAATCTGAGGAAAAACTTTCTGGTTGAACTTCCAAGAG AATTGATGTTTCTCCAGTTGGTAACACTTGACATCAGCGTCAACAGGATCTCAGCCTTACCTGTGGAACTACGCTATATGGTGTCTTTGGTTGACCTATGTGTTGAACACAATCCTTTGGCTTCGCCTCCCGCACAT CTATGCACTCGAGGACGAATTCACATTTTCAAGTATCTTGAAATCGAAGCCATTAAAGAAGACAGAAAGCGAGACATTCTGGAGGGTGGTGATTGTCGCAGATTGCCTAGGAAGCCCTCTACTTTGCCGGATTCTCGCTTTTCAGCCAACGATCCTCGCCGCAAGAGATACACTATCGACAACAGTAATGGCTTCGGAAACTGTAATAACAGTAGTAGCAAACAGCCCGTAGTTGTAGATGGACTCGATATGCGCTGGCCGCAGCAGAGCAATCAGCAAAATGATGTTAACCTGCCTACCACGGAAACAGCTCCATCGTTTACTCCCGCTTCGCTCAATCATAACCACCCAGTGaag ACTGAAGATGAAGACGATGACGAACAAGGCAACGAAGAAAGACGCAGAGCTGCCCGAAAAATATTGGAACACCAAAT GGCATCGCAAGATGACCAGAGACTACCCAATCACGGTCAGACCTATCGAGAATACAAAGAGTCTTTACGGCAGCAGCGGAGCAATGTCTACAAGGTGCGGGAAAATAGCCACACTCCTAGTCCTGACACCCCTCCGTTGTCCGGTAACCATACAGTGGATTATGGCCGGCAGTTGTTACTTCAAATGCCGCAACAACAACCACAGCAACGACCAGAAGGATTTACGCCTTACAAATCATGGGAAAGCAATCCCAACCAAACACCTGCTTCCGATTCTTCTACTCAACCTCATCCATCATCATTCGCTTTGACGGGCGATTTCAGTCGCCCGTTGAGTTTGAACCTCAGTCACGAAGAAAGCAGCAAAATAAACGTCAAAGCCGTACAGAAAGAAGCTGTCCTTTCGTACGTCAAGGCCAAAACTAGTCCGTCGTCAGTAGCTCAGCCACCGCCCTTCCGCTCACCAACAACAGAGTTGCTCAGCCCTACATTGCCCTATCGTTCGCCGCCTGTCGTTCCCAGTTCTACGGTCGAGTCGAACAATGTAACACCTCCCTACCGCCAACCGCCGCCTGAACCAATAAACGGAAGTCGCAAGATTGCCACCGTCAAAGCCGGACCATCAATTCTTAGTCGGCAAAATTCGCTAACAAATTCCACTAATGGCAATCAGACTCCGCCGCCGTCCAATCCCTCTTCTCATACAGCTGCCACCGCCAGCTTTACTGTCCGCCGAGAGATGGAGAGACAACGAGAGGAGATGGAACAAATTCAACATTTGCGCCAA TGCATCGAAATGCGGCTCAAAGTGACCTTACCTGACGACCTGTCGTCTGCTCTGCAAGATGGAGTCGTTTTATGCCATCTGGCTAACCACGTCCGACCGCGGTCTGTGGCTAGCATCCACGTCCCGTCTCCGGCCGTGCCGAAACTAACAGTAGCAAAATGCCGACGGAATGTGGAGAACTTTATCGAAGCTTGCCGTAGAATTGGTGTTTCTGAG ACCTCATTGTGCGCCTGGGAGGACGTGACGACGGCACCAAACACTAGACGGCTGCTCGAAACCGTGCGGGTCTTGCTTGATCCCGCCACCTTGGAAAAAGTTCCATCGGATGCTTGTATTCACTTCATTGCGGCACCTTCTAATCCGCCTACCCCTCCTCCAACTCCAACTCTAACTCTCACCCCCACCGAGTCATCCCCAACCCCATTCGTACTGATCGATCCGGCTGATCAGACGGTAGAtgtgaatgaaaatgaccAAAACGTGAAACGTAGTTCCCTTAAAACGAAACGGGTCACTTTTGTTCCGGACATTGTCGTGGAACACGTTGAACCCGAGGAGTCTGTCGTTCAGGCGCCTTCCGATAGTAGTTGTTCCCCTAGCGCGATGGACACCGACCACAAAGACTTGGTTAGAGTGTCGTTGACTGAGTTATGGCTTTCACATTCCGCGTTGTTGCTCGTACTTTTGGCAGCCATCGTTTTCTACCATTGGCTTCCGGCCGACCAGTAA
- the LOC116927455 gene encoding mevalonate kinase translates to MGETQEPTVRKFVVRTPGKLILTGEHAVVYGKLALAASVDLTTEMYLTLHTDRHGSSSFVVYLEDLKFDCSLPLADLQTSNAGNAPNLDLELLDKLKSLIATRVPADTNHTVQMSLLALCFLYCSIVGNSDASFEIRVKSTIPIGAGLGSSAAFSVGSSAVFHLLHYLLSSQGVFVPDLDVINSWAFQCEKMFHATPSGIDNAVCTYGGAVKYKKAVIGSISIPEARILLVNTGVGRQTKLLVEAVRQKRNDFTAIMDPILDSIDQISCKMAEIVQLPPDSSFSAIQELLSTNHWLLASMGVSHPSLDEIHRLARAHGQAGKLTGAGGGGLAYVWLNPNCSDDQVNALQHQLTLGNFTCWPTRLGVKGVHIEELNDD, encoded by the exons ATGGGAGAAACTCAAGAGCCAACCGTCAGGAAGTTCGTAGTTAGGACACCTGGGAAACTCATCCTTACCGGTGAACATGCCGTTGTCTATGGCAAATTGGCTTTAGCTGCGAGCGTTGACCTGACTACTGAAATGTATTTGACATTACACACTGATCGTCACGGTTCATCGTCTTTTGTTGTCTATCTTGAAGATTTGAAATTCGATTGCTCTTTACCTCTAGCGGACTTGCAGACTTCCAATGCTGGAAATGCCCCTAATCTGGATTTAGAATTGCTTGACAAATTAAAATCGCTAATAGCCACTAGAGTCCCTGCTGATACTAACCATACTGTTCAAATGTCTTTGTTGGCCCTGTGTTTCTTGTATTGTTCCATTGTCGGCAATTCAGACGCAAGTTTCGAAATACGGGTGAAATCAACCATACCCATTGGAG CTGGCTTAGGCAGTTCGGCCGCTTTTTCCGTTGGCTCCTCAGCagtttttcatcttcttcattatCTACTGTCAAGTCAGGGTGTTTTCGTCCCTGATTTGGATGTAATCAATAGTTGGGCTTTTCAATGTGAGAAAATGTTCCATGCTACGCCATCAGGCATCGATAATGCAGTTTGCACGTATGGAGGCGCCGTAAAATACAAAAAGGCCGTCATAGgctccatttccattccgGAAGCGCGTATCTTACTCGTGAACACAGGAGTGGGTCGTCAGACTAAGCTATTGGTGGAAGCTGTTCGTCAAAAACGAAATGATTTCACTGCCATCATGGACCCGATTCTAGATTCAATCGACCAGATTAGCTGCAAAATGGCTGAAATCGTTCAACTGCCACCAGATTCTAGTTTCTCTGCTATTCAG GAATTATTGTCGACGAATCATTGGCTATTGGCTTCG ATGGGCGTTTCACATCCATCTTTAGATGAAATTCATCGACTGGCACGAGCTCACGGTCAAGCTGGCAAACTTACTGGAGCCGGTGGAGGGGGTCTGGCTTATGTCTGGCTCAATCCTAATTGCTCCGATGATCAAGTGAATGCCTTGCAGCATCAACTCACGTTGGGCAACTTTACTTGCTGGCCTACTCGTTTAGGAGTCAAAGGGGTACACATTGAAGAGTTAAATGACGATTAA
- the LOC123466536 gene encoding dolichyl pyrophosphate Man9GlcNAc2 alpha-1,3-glucosyltransferase-like yields MEVPYKLEVIALTTIIIKLGVSVFPYSGKNQPPKFGDYEAQRHWMEITVNLPLQDWYRNTTDNDLLYWGLDYPPLTAYHSYLTGLVAKKINQDYVKLHVSRGFENFDHQYFMRMSVLVSDCIFFVSALYFYIRSLKMSNKYKWVFFALSSHPGLTLIDYGHFQYNCVSLGLTLWAIIFVSQGKNVLAAIAFSAALNFKQMELYHAIPIFFYLLASCQPKGSSLPSQLKNLVQIGAATVATFAIIWYPFLQIHDGVFQQVIVRIFPFQRGIFEDYVANFWCTLNVVIKIKRLLNPTSIASYSLILTALFSFPCGIHLYFKNTFRNLHLCLINVSLAFFLFSYHVHEKSILLVTLPVSIASPYFPLTAFWFLSISHFSMLPLYAKDDLVIPAMAVLALYCLLAHSSLKLETPRSITLKCLVGVSVTGSAVLALLFLTCPNPAAYPFFGHC; encoded by the exons ATGGAGGTCCCTTACAAGTTAGAAGTCATTGCTTTGACTACAATCATCATTAAACTGGGTGTCTCAGTTTTCCCATATTCTGGCAAAAATCAACCTCCAAAATTTGGAGATTATGAAGCTCAAAGACATTGGATGGAAATTACGGTTAACTTACCCCTACAGGACTG GTATAGAAATACAACAGACAATGATTTATTGTACTGGGGACTGGATTACCCTCCTCTCACAGCATATCACAGCTACCTAACTGGATTGGTGGCTAAGAAAATCAACCAAGACTATGTTAAACTCCATGTGTCCCGGGGATTTGAAAACTTTGACCACCAATATTTCATGAGGATGTCCGTCCTTGTGTCTGattgtattttctttgtcagtgcactttatttttacattagaagCTTGAAGATGAGTAATAAGTACAAATgggttttctttgctttgtcATCACACCCTGGACTTACCCTTATAGATTATGGTCATTTTCAGTACAATTGTGTTTCGTTGGGGTTGACCTTGTgggcaatcatttttgtttctcaggGAAAGAATGTGTTAGCAGCAATTGCCTTTTCAGCTGCCTTAAACTTTAAGCAGATGGAGTTGTATCATGCAATACCTATCTTCTTCTATTTGCTGGCTTCCTGTCAACCTAAAGGTTCCTCACTTCCCTCCCAACTAAAGAATTTGGTCCAGATTGGCGCTGCCACAGTGGCCACCTTTGCAATCATTTGGTATCCATTTCTTCAAATTCATGATGGGGTTTTCCAGCAAGTCATCGTCAGAATCTTTCCTTTTCAGCGTGGAATCTTTGAAGACTATGTCGCCAATTTTTGGTGCACACTAAATGTTGTGATCAAAATCAAACGACTTTTAAACCCAACCTCAATCGCCAGCTATTCTTTGATTCTGACTGCCCTCTTTAGCTTTCCTTGTGGAATTCATCTCTATTTCAAAAACACTTTTCGTAATTTACACCTCTGCCTGATCAATGTATCCCTggccttctttcttttctcctaTCACGTTCATGAAAAGTCAATCCTTTTGGTAACATTGCCCGTTTCTATAGCCAGTCCGTACTTTCCGCTGACGGCCTTTTGGTTCCTCTCCATTTCTCATTTCTCCATGTTGCCTCTGTACGCCAAAGATGATCTAGTAATTCCTGCCATGGCTGTTCTCGCGTTATACTGTTTGTTGGCTCACAGCAGTCTTAAGCTTGAAACGCCCCGTTCCATCACGTTGAAATGTCTTGTTGGAGTTTCCGTTACTGGAAGTGCCGTTTTAGCGCTACTGTTCCTCACTTGTCCCAATCCAGCAGCATATCCTTTTTTTGGACATTGCTGA